The DNA region aggtaaactcgaaccaagctcaagccaggcttgaattgagaacttgataacatctaaacgaactaagcttAAACTAaggttcaaacaagctcaagctcataaaaaataaatcaagtcaagcttgaacactcattttaaaagtttgatttattttaagTTCGGCTTGACTCGATTATCTTATAAGAAAATcttgaacaccccaaaacttAGACTCGATTCGGTCCGATTTATTTACAGTTCTATATAGAATCAAATCAATTAAGAGTAGATCTATATAGTGTGAAACAAATCAGTTAGTGCCGACAGCAGGGGAAAAACGCGTACCTGCATTAGGGTGCTGACGCCACTGTTACAGGAGGATGAAGAGGTCGAACAACACGTCAACACGGAAAAATTCAATTCTCCCTTTACCGACAGTATCCCAACATGACTAGGGGTCAATGGAATCCACCAGGGGTCAGTGGGATCCATCCAATTTCAGTCAACGTTGGACGTTGGGGTAAACGCACTGCACGTATATCCTAATTGGAATATCAACCCACAtagttttataattattaaaatatcctTCTAAATCTTCAGAATAATGCCGATGGTTTTACTGAAATAATAAAAATCTAATAACAATAAgacttaattttttgaaaaattttaaaaaaacttttcatcccacccaaaaataattaaaaaaatattttctacaaatcaagatatacttcacaaccaaaattttaaaaataagttaattcTTTATACAAAAAAAGTTATACCAAAGTCCCCCTCAACGAAGCCAAGAGGAACAAGGATGTTTGCTCTCTCGTAAAACCTTAGAACAACCCCATGCCTCTTAGTCCCTCGAGTTCGCAAACTTCTTCCTCGATGGAGCGCGAAGAGTAGCCTCAACACGAAAGAACAACGAAAGTAGACACGGCAAAAAAAGGGAGCAACAGATGCACATCACTGCAAAAATCACACATGCACACCATTGCCATTGATGCTGTTGGCATGGTAGTTTCCATTGGCGAGGCCATTGGTTAGCTTCTTCAAATTCCCATTCTGGTGAGGTTTTAGTGTCACGGGACCATTCGTCGAAGGGAGTCTAGGTGGTGCTGCATCGGAAGCGAAAGGAGTTCTTAGCAAAGCATTGAGCTGGCCGCTCGAGGCGGCGATTAGTCCTGTCAAACATTTTGAGAGAGCAACATTTAGTTGAACAAACCTAAAGGGTGCAATGTCATAATCTAGAATTAACCATTCTGAACCATCCGCGACAGGATTATTTCTAAGATATGGCATTTACCTAAGAAAAGAGCAGATGGTTTTCCAGGTCTAGATTTGAATTCTGGATGAAATTGCACTCCGATAAAATAAGGATGATCGGGGAGTTCAATAACCTACAGAAGTTGGTAGCATTTCGGGTGTCAGGACGGAATTCAAAATGTATTCAAGAATGCAAGAATGATCTTCTGTGCACCTCCATTCGCTTTCCGGTTTCATCTTTACCGACAAAAGCAAGTCCAGCCTTCTCAAATTCTGGGACCATATCTGGATTTACCTATCAAAAATGTAATCCACCTATTTCAGTAGTGATGGTTCGAGAACAACACCTAGAGATCGTTGGCTATTTAAAAGTGAACTGACCTCATATCGGTGCCGATGTCGTTCGTCAACAAAATTAACATTGCCGTACCTATCCAAAGTGATACAATAATTGAAGTATgtgaaaacacaaaaaaaaaaaaacaccaagGAGAGTATCAGTTATTACAGTTTCGCAGCTTTACAGTTAGGGACTTCAAAATATGTCGTCCTAGATCCAAGCCTCATCGTAGCGCCCATATGAGTTTTAGAGCCCTTGAGATTGCATTCGATATTCATAAGGCAACACGAGCCTGAATACATCTAATCAAAATGACATATAGAGGTTAGTATATTTATTACTTACCTCAGGCATGAAGATAATACACGGTGTCTTTGTATCAGGGACAAACTCTGTACTATTTGCATATGGCAACTTCATAACAGATCGAGCAAATTCAATCACAGCAATCTGCATTCCAAGACAAATTCCAAGATAAGGCACTTTGTTTTCACGAGCATATTTAGCAGCAAGTATTTTTCCTTGCACGCCCCTATCCCCAAAACCTCCTGGAACTAGTATGCCATTTGCTGCCTGAATCAAGCCGTTAACAATGTGATTAGATGCAAACACAGCATTAAAACCTCCACATCAAAATCATATAAGCTGTGGCGATTTAAGATAGCTAGAGCCAACGCACTTTCAATAGACCCCAAGCTTTTTTGTGGACTTCAGGAGCCTGTGTAAGGAAGCAAACATTGTCGTAAAAGAAAGCCATCAGGTTCAAATAAAAGAGTAAGAAAGCCTTATAACAAAAAGGTGCTGAAGGCAGAACATGATTGTAAAGCAAACCTCTTTTTCAGTAGTTTCTTCAAGGTCAGGAGATGCTATCCAATCCACAACCAGTTTCCTTTGGCAAGCAACAGCAGCATGCAAAAGTGCCTGACCAAAAAGGTTCATGAGCTAAACAACTACAAATGAGTATCTACAAAGATACATCCATATTGCTATCGTCCTAACTAATTATTAGTTATCAACAAATGGTCCCAAACAAAGTATGCATACAACTCTAGCAAATTTACCCTACACATAGCAGTTAATTTTGATATCTTAGTAATGCCAGAAGAACCATGAAAGCAGTCTAACATATTTAGACTCCACTTGTCAATTGATTAGTCCAACAACAGTAGCTTGCATATAAAACATTGCTGTTAGCTGATTTGACCAGCTATATCAATGATCATGGCAGCTCATAAACTATAACTACCTCTCCGAGAAGCACAGGACCATTAAGAATATTATTAATCTTTACTTGAACATAAAGAATGAGAGCTTTTGCTAAGATTATAAAATATTACAGAACATCTATAAAGAAAGGGGAATGATAGGATGTAATTAGAAATGTATTTATCTCACCTTCAAGACCGAGAGATAAGCATCAGAAAGACCAGTATATTTTCCTACCATTGCAATTCTGACCTGAGAAATCAACGGCAAATCCTCTCACTGGTGAACAAGTCTATAGTAGTGGAAAAAATAGGGCagataagaatataaatgcagaAGAGAGGGAACCGACGGGATCCTGCAACGTGTCACATATTTCAGCCCTTCTTGTCCATTCATCCAACCTAGGTTCCTTAGCAACTCTATATATGCCAACAAATGAAACACTGAGTTTTAGTTAATCACAAACCAAAACTATCCttgaaaaaagaaatattttgagTGTGTATCATGCAGACCCTTGGAGTTGTAAAATTTTTATGAGAGCTTCATGTGCCTTCTGCTTCTGTAAAATGATCCATGCCATTGGCCATATTTTGTTAGTTTAAACAAGTTGCATAAAGAATGTAGAAGCACATGATAACAAGAGTTGTGTGGTTCACCTTCAATAATAGAGGAATGTGCCAAATGTTCGTAACGTCATGAAGGGTGACAATATTAGGTACCTGCAAAAGGATTATTTGATCACTTAGCATCACGAATATGCACACAATCATAGTCATCTCAAAAAAAAATTGTGGGAAAAAAATCATAGTACCGGAACATGACAAAATTGTGAAAGTTTTTCTTTAACATTTTCCTCCAGTGGCTGTCATAATCATTGTAgtaaaattatcaagaatcaatTGGTATTGATGAAAAAAAAACCTTACAAGAGACACAACAGAGCAATAGGTCAAGAAGGGAGTAGCTGACAAACCTTTGCACTGCGACATGCCAAAATATTTGGTGTTAATCCAAGTCCTCTTAGACCCCGAACACTATGTTGGGTTGGCTTAGTTTTCTATAGGGGTACAAAAATATTATTCTATTAATAAAATACTAGCTAAATTAGGAAAGATTAATGACATTTACACTAATTCTTTACCTGCTCACCAACAACATTCAATACTGGTACGAGGCTGACATGAACCAGACAGAAATTACCAGGGCCTGAAGTACAATAATGGATTGCAAATATCATATAGTGAACcaagagcaaaaaaaaaaaaaaagctgctCTACTGCTGTAAAGGCATCTTAAACAGAAGCAAGTACAGCTTTCTCACCAACACGGTAAGAGAATTGACCCAAAGCTTCAATGAAGGGCATTGACTCAATATCACCTGTA from Zingiber officinale cultivar Zhangliang chromosome 4B, Zo_v1.1, whole genome shotgun sequence includes:
- the LOC121977174 gene encoding CTP synthase-like gives rise to the protein MKYVLVTGGVVSGLGKGVTASSIGVLLKACGLRVTSIKIDPYLNTDAGTMSPFEHGEVFVLDDGGEVDLDLGNYERFLDIKLTRDNNITTGKIYQSVIDKERRGDYLGKTVQVVPHITGEIQEWIERVAMIPVDGNEGPADVCVIELGGTIGDIESMPFIEALGQFSYRVGPGNFCLVHVSLVPVLNVVGEQKTKPTQHSVRGLRGLGLTPNILACRSAKPLEENVKEKLSQFCHVPVPNIVTLHDVTNIWHIPLLLKKQKAHEALIKILQLQGVAKEPRLDEWTRRAEICDTLQDPVRIAMVGKYTGLSDAYLSVLKALLHAAVACQRKLVVDWIASPDLEETTEKEAPEVHKKAWGLLKAANGILVPGGFGDRGVQGKILAAKYARENKVPYLGICLGMQIAVIEFARSVMKLPYANSTEFVPDTKTPCIIFMPEGSKTHMGATMRLGSRTTYFEVPNCKAAKLYGNVNFVDERHRHRYEVNPDMVPEFEKAGLAFVGKDETGKRMEVIELPDHPYFIGVQFHPEFKSRPGKPSALFLGLIAASSGQLNALLRTPFASDAAPPRLPSTNGPVTLKPHQNGNLKKLTNGLANGNYHANSINGNGVHV